Sequence from the Sinorhizobium meliloti genome:
AGAGGGCGGGCGAATAGATATCCCTGCGCCTCATCGAACCCTTCGGCGTTGACGGCGGCTAGCTGGGTCTGTGTCTCCACGCCCTCCACAGTGGTGGTTATTCCTAAACTTCGTCCAATACCTGCCACGGCCCTGACAACTGAGAGAGGAGTAGCCAGTTCCAAAATCATCCATCGCGATTTTGGCGCCGACCTGCCTGATTTCCTGTAGGAGATGCAGGTTATTGTCACTTTCGTCGAGCAGCACCGACTCCTATATTTCGAGCTGTAGGCGCGAAGCATCCAATCCGGCCTCTCGAAGTGAATCTGCCACGAGAGCGGCAAGTTTACGATTTCGAAATTGCAGTGGCGAAAGATTTACCGCCACGCTGATGTGCGGCGGCCATTTGGCGGCTTCCCTGCACTCCTCGCCCAGGGTCCCCAAGCGGAATGATCAGTCCCGTTTCCTCCGCTATCGGAATGAACTCGACAGGCGAGATCAATCCTTTATCTGGATGTCTCCAGCGCACGAGCGCCTCGCAGGTCGTGATCTGCTTAGTTCCGAGGTTTATCAGCGGCTGATAGAACAGCTTCCAGCTCGCCCCTCTCGAGGGCGCGACGAAGTTCGATTTTCATTTCTTGCTTGGCTCGCAGGTGAGCGTCCATGCCCGGGGCAAATTGCCTGTAGGTGCCGCGGCCGTTTGCTTTCGCCCGGTAAAGGGCAATGTCGGCAGCCTTGATCAGCTCATCCGCGGACCGGCCATCCTTCGGGGCAAAGGCAAGCCCGACACTTACTCCGACATCTGCATGCGTTCCATCGAGATCATAGGGTGCTCCAACCAAATCTATGATGCTCTTTGCCAGGCTAATTGCTTCTTCCTCATTGTGGAGGTCGGCCCTCAGGACAACGAACTCGTCGCCTCCCTGCCGAGCAACAACGTCGTTCTCATTGGCGCAGGCGCGCAGACGTTCGGCCACGCGACGTAGCAACAAATCGCCAGCCGGATGGCCATAGGCGTCATTGACTGCCTTGAAGCCGTCGAGGTCCAGGTTGAGAATTGCCGTTGTGGCCTTTCCCTGCGACTCGTCCAATAGCCGTTCGAATGCCTCGCGCAGAAACTGACGATTAGCCAAGCCGGTCAGGGCGTCGTGCCGGGCCATATGATGAATTTGCCTGTGGGCGAGGGAGCACTCCTGCTCCGCCTTGCGCCGTTACGTTATGTCCCTGAAGAACAGCGACATACCCTCCGAAGTCGGCGCGGCATGCATTTCGAGCCAGATCCCACGTGGCTCCAGATATTCTTCGAAGCTTACGTTACTGCGATCCGCCATCGCCCACCGGAACTCGATCGCAAATACCGAGTTTCCGTCCGCAGGAAAAACCTTCCATAAATCGAGCCCGATCGCGTGTTTATCAAGTTGCAGGAGGCGCATGGCTTTGGAAATAGCTGATGCGCCAGCTTCGGTCGACGACCAGCACGCTGTCCATCGTGCTCTCGAGCACCGCTGAGAGCCGTTCAGCCAGGCGTTCGGCTTCGTGGCGCGCGGCTTCCGCCTCGTCCCTTGCCTTCCGAGCTTCGGTCACGTCGCGCCAGATTGCCAGCATGCGGATGGGCTTACCGGAAGCACCGAACACCGGAGCGGTGATGACGTCCATGTATCGTTTGAAACCCGCGCTGTCCCGCCGTTTCGACACGCGTCGTCCGGCCCTTCCGCACTTCGGTGCACCAGATCTCGCCACGCGACATCTTCGAGTGTCGCGTTCTCATCGAGCCCAAACAGTTGCCTTCCCGCGCGGTTCATAAGCAGGGGACGGCCATCGATATCAAGCAGGCGGATGCAATCGGGCGTGCTTTCAAACACGCTTGGATCAAGGCTTCGCTCTCCTCCCGGGCAAGTTCGGCCTGCCGCCGTTCCGTTATGTCGAGGACACTGCCGACATAACCGAGGAAGGCTCCGTCCGATGCAAATCGTGGCTGTCCGACGTCAATGACGCAGGCGTAATTCCCGTCGGCGCGTCGAAGACGGTACTCGGTGCGAACCGCTGTGCGGAGCCGGGCCGCGTTGGTGCACGGATCGTTTAGCGGTCGTGGTGTAGGCGATCGGCAACCTCAATAACCGATCTGTGACCTTGATGCCTTTCAAACATAACGCCGCCCGCCGCCATCACATCGGCAGGATGAAATTCAAGGTGACGAACTGGCCGGAATATGAGGCCGGGTTACGGCGACGTGGCAGCTTGACCCTGTGGCTGACACCGGAGGCGCTTGCCATGTGGCTTGCTCCACGCCGAACGACGCGTGGTGGCCAGCCGCGTTATTCCGATCTAGCCATCGAGACCGCCTTGACGCTGGGCCTGGTGTTCGGCTTGCGGCTGCGTCAGGTCGAAGGATTATTAGGATCGGTGCTGCCCTTGATGGGCTTGGCGCTCGCTATCCCCGATCATACCACCCTGGGCCGTCGGGCGCGAACATGGCAATCGCCCCAACAAGGCGCATGACCTCCAGGGTCGACCGGACGGGCCAGTGCATATTCTTGTCGACAGCACTGGACTGCAGGTCTACGGCGCGGGCCAATGGTTGGAGGAGAAGCATGGCGCCAGATCCCGCCGTGGTTGGCGAACGCTGCATGTGGCACTGGATGCCGATAGCAGCGAGATCATTGCACATACGATGACCGACCAGGACGCGGGCGACGCATCGCAGGTGGAGCCGTTGCTCAACCAGATCGATGGTCGGATCGGGCAGTTCACAGCCGACGGCGCCTACGACGGGAAGCCCACCTACGACGCGGTCACCGACCACAGTCCGGCTACCGTCATCGTCATTCCCCCGCGCGCCAACGCGATCGAACCAGCCGGCGGATGCATGAGAAGAAGATCAGTCAGGCGGAGATCGCGCCCGCCCCCTTGGCCGAGACCCTTCGACGATCTGCCGCGAGCTACGACGGAATCTCCGTTATCCTTGATTGGTACTGCGACAGACACATTCGGAGTTGGAAAGAGACGTATCGGGTTTCCTAACACGCCATGCTGGTCAGCGGTTACAAAGGCCGAAGGCAAATTGCTGTTCTAAGCCGTCTATCCGTTTGGTCCGCGCTGGGGTTATCTCATCCCTGGGGAAACGTGCGCGGATCCACGGAAGTTTTTCGTTATAACAGTCGACGAGGACAGCCTGATCCGACACTATTCGTTTTCACTGTCGGATCGACTGGAGATCGAACTGCGGAGGCGTGATCATAATCGGCTCGGCTTGCCATTCAGCTATGTAATGCGATACCGGGCCGGTTAACCTGACGGTGCCAATCAGCCGTCCCTGTAGTAATAGCTATAGCCGTTGAGCGCCGGGGCGCCGCCGAGATGGGCGTAGAGCACCTTCGAGCCCTCGGGGAAGAAGCCCTTGCGCGCGAGATCGATCATCCCCTGCATCGACTTTCCCTCATAGACCGGGTCGGTAATCATCGCCTCGGTGCGCGCCGCGAGCCGGATCGCCTCGTTGGTCTCCTCCGAGGGCACTCCATAGGCGGGATAGGCGTAGTCAGGGTTGATGACGATCTCGTCTTCACGCACCGACCGACCAAGGTTCACGAGTTCCGAGGTGGCATCGACGATCTTCCGCACCTGATCCCGCGTCTGCTGGAGGGTGCCCGAGGCATCGATGCCAATGACCCGGTCGGCCCTGTCTAGTGCGGCAAAGCCGACGATCATTCCGCCCTGGGTTGAACCGGTGACAACGCAAACGATGATATAGTCGAAGATGAAGCCGAGGTCCTTCTCCTGTGCCGCGACTTCCTCGGCGAAGCCGACATAGCCGAGGCCTCCGAACTTGTGTACCGAAGCGCCAGCCGGGATCGCATAGGGCTTGCCGCCCGCATCCTCTACCGACTGAATCGCATCCTCCCAACTCTTGCGGATGCCGATGTCGAACCCATCCTCGACCAGCCGGCTGTCGGCGCCCATCAGTTTCGTCATCAGGATATTGCCGACACGGTCATAGACCGCATCGTAGTGCGGTACCCATTTCTCCTGGATGACGACACATTTCATGCCGATCTTCGCCGCAGTCGCAGCCACCATGCGGGTATGATTCGACTGGACCCCACCGATCGACACCAGCGTATCCGCGCCGGAGGCGATCGCGTCGGGCACGATATATTCGAGCTTCCTGAGCTTGTTGCCGCCCATGGCGAGGCCGGAATTGCAGTCGTCGCGCTTGGCATAGATCTCGACCTTGCCGCCCAGCGCCGCAGTCAGCCGCGGCAGGTGCTCGATCGGCGTCGGGCCGAAGGTGAGCGGGTAGCGTTCGAACTTTTCCAACAGTGACATCGATCAGGGCCTCCGTGCCGAATTTGTGGCCGAAGGCTAGTAGATATAGTTTGAAAGGTGCTCTCTAATTTTGCTTTAAAAGTTTTCTTTATCGGCATAATTGTTCGATTGGAGAACCCAAGTCTTCAATTATATGAGGTAAAATGAAAGAGTCTCCCACAGAGGATGTCGATAGGATAGACCTCAAGATTTTGCGCGCCTTGCAATCGGAGGGCCGGCTGAGCAATGCCGATCTCGCCAAGCGCGTGAATGTCAGTGCTGCAACTTGCCACAGGCGAACTCAGCGCCTCTTCGAGGAGGGCTACATTACCGGCGTGCGGGCGGAAGTCGCGCCGGGCGCCGTAGGCCTCGGCGCGATGGTTATGGTTGGCGTGGTACTGGATCGCTCCACGCCTGAGAGCTTTGGTGCCTTTGAGGGCGCGGTCATGGAGCTGAAGGAAGTACTGGACTGCAATTTGGTCGCCGGAGATTTCGATTATCTCCTGAAAATACGCGTCCGCGACATGGCCGATTTCAACAAGCTACACGGCCAGAAGCTGATCGCCCTCCCAGGCGTGCGCCAGACGCGCACCTTCTTCGTGATGAAGGAAGTCAAGGAGAACGCGAGGTTGCCCTTCTAGCGTCGTCGGCAGCTATTGTGGATGCAGCATCTATTGTCGGTTCCGCGCAGACAGCGGATGTCAGGCGACTTTTTCTGACATCACCGGCTCCACGCTCTGTGCATCAAACATACGGTCTCACCGTTCACACGATGGAGGCACTCCATGGCGAGGTTATTTGTAGTCTGTGCATAGTTCAGTCTCCGGACGATCCTTGATGCGCCACTGCACCAGCTTGAAGCCGAGGGGTACCAGCCGGGCAATCCACTCGGCGCTGTCGACGATCAGGAAGAACTGATGTGTACGGGAAGACTTCGAAACCTTCGCTGACGAGAATGCGAGCCGCCTCGACGGGGCCGAAGACATCCGGCTGTAGCGTATCATGGTTGCCGATGACCTCGAGCTTGATCCAGTCGGTGGCGAACAGCTCGCGTGCTATCCTTGCGGTCAGCACCGCTTCCGCGACGCTGTGGCAACCTGCGGTGTTGGTTAGGATACGAACGCCGAGCGCGCGGATCATCTCGAAAAAGGTGCCCACTGCGGCCGCCAGTGACCTGCCACTGAACTTTCATCCAGCGGCGATTGGACCGTATGTTCGCGGGATGAAGGTGGCCCGCCCCCGCGGTAAGCTAAATCGGGGGTTGCTCTGGATAGGCCGGAGCCTTGCCCCATGCTTAGCGAGGGCGAACCATGAAAGAAGATAGCGTAATTTTCATCGGCCTGGATACTTCGAAGCTGAAGATTTCTGTGGCGATAGCCGATGGAAGCCGCAACGGCGAGGTACGGTTTTTCGGCGACATTTCCTCGGAGCCGGCATCAGTAGCATCGATGGTCAGCAAGCTTTCCAAGCGCGGAGCTAAGCTTCACTTTTGCTATGAAGCCGGTCCCACGGGTTACGGTCTTTACCGGCAGATTGTCGAACTGGGGCATGATTGCGTGGTCGTGGCGCCGTCACTGGTCCCCAAGCGTGCGGGCGATCGGGTGAAGACAAACCGCCGGGATGCCATGAGTCTGGCGCGCCTGCACCGGGCGGGCGAACTGACCGCGGTCTGGGTCCCAGATGAAGGCCATGAGGCGATCCGCGATCTGGTGCGGGCGCGCGAGGCGGCCAGCGACGCGCTGAAGCAGGCCCGTCAGCAACTTCAGTCCTTCTTGTTGCGTCATGGCAGGATCTATGCCGGCCGCGAACCATGGACGCGTGCCCATCGAAGATGGCTAACGTGCCAGGCCTTCGATCATCCCGCCCACCAAATCCTGCTGGCGGAATATTGCCAGGCTGTCGCGGATGCCAGCGTGCGCCTGGATCGGCTGACCAAGCTGGTCGTCGAGACCGCGGCATCCTGGTCAATGGCCCCGGTTGTGGCCGCCTATCAGGCGATGCGCGGCGTCGCGTTCATGACGGCGGTCACCTTTGTCGTCGAAATCGGCGATGTCAGGCGCTTTGATAATCCTCGCCAGCTGATGGCGTATCTCGGTCTCGTGCCGTCGGAAAGCTCAACCGGCGAACGGGTCAAGCGTGGCGGGATCACCAAGGCGGGCAACACAAGAGCGCGAAGGGTACTCATTGAAGGCGCTTGGACATATCGCTTTCCGGCTCGCGTGAGCCCGAAGATCCAGGCGCGGCTGGACGACCTGCCAAGAACGGTTCGCGAGATTGCTTGGAAAGCCCAGGTAAGGCTTTGCGCAGGCTATCGAAAACTAATCGCGGCAGGCAAGCCGAAGGTCGTCGCGGTCACCGCCCTTGCGCGAGAAATGGCAGCGTTCCTATGGGCGATCGGGCAGGAGGTCGCTCCCACAGCAAAAGCCTAAAGGCGAATGCCCAGCTCGAACAAAAAAGCTTAACCCGAAAATTGAAATCATCTTCTGTTGGACAAAGATGGAGGCAGGGCTCCGGTGGGGAACCCTCGCAGGCTCTATGTGGCGGACAATTCCAAGCCCGAGATTAGACAGAGGCAGCCCCAGACGAATACACGGAAATGCGGTACCCAACCCGCGCATAAGAGTTTGCCAGCCGTCGTCAAAATGCCCTGCCTCCTCCTTTGTTCAACAGCTTCACGCATGCGTGCTTTCGTCCTCAAGGCCGGAAAGGAAAGAGTCATGATTAAGGAGCTTGCAAATGAACATAAGAGAGCCTCGGCGGTTTTTGAACCGCCCCAGGTTTCTGGACCAGCGGAGGCTAGAGTTTTCCGGCTTCGTTCAGGGAGGCGGGCTGGTTGCGCCTCCGGAATTCATCAGCGAGATCGGCACCTTATTGCCGATCGCGCCATGAGGCCGTTCCTCGTTGTAGTATCGACGCCAATCCTCCATCTTTTCGCGCGCATCCGCAAGGGTCAGGAACCAGTGCTGGTTCAGGCATTCCGCCCGGAAGCGGGCGTTGAAGGCTTCGATGAAGGCGTTGTCCGTGGGCTTTCCCGGACGTGAGAAGTCCAGGGTGACGCCCTTGGCATAGGTCCATAGGTCGAGATCGCGAGACACAAACTCCGTCCCCTGATCGACGCGGATCGTCCTCGGATAGCCGACTTGCCGGCATACCCGCTCCAATGTCTGCACCACGTCTTCGCCGCGATAGCTGTGACGCGGATCAAGCACCGGCACATAACGTGAGAAGGTGTCGACCACCGTCAGAACCCGCAGCTTCTTTCCGGTCGCGAGTTGGTCGTGCACGAAATCCATCGCCCAGACATCGTTCGGGCCGATGGCTGTCTGCCGATCTTCCCGCAGCTTTGCCTTGACCCTGCGCTTTGGAGTCTTGTTGCGCAGCTGCAGGCCCAAGTCCCTGTAAATGCGATAGGTTTGCTTGATGTTGGTGCCCCAACCTTCGCGTTCCAGCAGCACATGCACGCGCCGATAGCCGTAGCGCACACGGGTCTCGCAGATCTCGCGAATACGACGTTCCAGGCCGGCCTGATCGGCACGGCGAGAGGTGTAGTGGTAGGTCGACCGATCGAAGTTCAACGCTCCATAGGCACGCCGGATCGAGATTGCCCAGTCCCGGCACATGCCCTTCACCACCTCACGCTTGCGAGCAGGCCTTAAAGCTTTCGGCGAATAACACCCTGCAGCATTTCGCGGTCCAACGTCAGGTCCGCGACGATCTTCTTCAGCCGCGCATTCTCGTCCTTGAGCTGCTTCAGCTTCTTCATCTCCGGCGGCAACATGCCGGCATACTTTTTCTTCCAGTTGAAATACGTCGCCTGGCTGATCCCCGCCTTCCGGCAGATCTCAGCGACTGGCACACCTTCATCACCCTGCTTCAGGATGAACGCCTTCTGGGCGTCCGAAAACTGCGATGCCTTCATCGTCTTCCGTTCCTTTCCCAGCCAGGAAAATGCACCGGAAAACTTTAACCAAAACTGGTCCAGTTTGAAGGGTTCAGATCACCAGACATCTGATGACGAAGTGAGACGGTGACGATTTCCGTCGCCGATTGCCTGACGGCCTCGGAGAGGACGGCAGGAGAGGGATATCGCGCTGTGCCGAGCAGCAGACGGGAGTTTATTTCGGACCCATAAAGCGTCAGCATCCGTCAGCCTCCCTGCATCGGCGACAGGATTTCGATCTTGTCATTGTCGTTGAGCGAACGATCGAACCGGTCTTCGCGATGGACCAACTCATCGTTGATGGCTGTCGCCAGCCAGTCACCCTCGTATTCCATCAGGACTAAAAGCTCCGACAGCGTCTCAGCCGCGACATCCAGAGCCTCGCCGTTAACGATCAATTTCATGGGGCATTCCTTCCCGTGGTATGTTGGTTGGAAACAAGTTCAGCCGCCTCGGCCGCCATGGCCGGCGCGAGCAGAAAGCCGTGGCGGTAGAGGCCGTTGAGCGAGATCACCTTTCCCTGATGGCTTGCACGTGGAAGATTGTCCGGAAAGGCTGGGCGGATTCCGACACCCGTTTCGATTATGGTTGCATCGGCAAAGGCCGGAAATAGCGTGTACGCAGCGTTGAGCAGTTCCATCAGTGAGCGGGCGACAATCGGCCCGTCGAATTCCGTCTCGATCATCGTCGCGCCGACCATGAACAGACCGTCTCCACGCGGAACGATGTAGACGGGGAAACGCGGATTGAGCAGGCGGACCGGCCGGGAGAGGTCCACGTCTCAGCTTCTAAGGTAAAGCATTTCGCCGCGGACGCCGCGTAAGTCCTCGGCCTCGCCGATGCGCGCTGCGCCCGTGCAATCGACTACACTGTCGAAGCTCTCGTGCGGGCTCTTGCCCACGAAGGTGACCCCCTGAGCCGTCAGCTTGGTGCGCAGCAGACACAACACTCGCCGGGGATCGAGATGGGCTTCGCGGCGAAGAACAGCCCGTGCCGGAACCGCCCGGCAAGCGAGGGTTCCAGCGTCGCGATCGCCGCCTCTTCCAGCCATTCATAACCCGTCGTGCGACAGGCAAAGCGTCGCAGTTCACCAAGATCGCGAGCCGAGGCGACCACGAGCGTTCCGTTTCGTCGCACCTCTCCCGGCACCATTGCCATTATGGTCGTTCCGCTTTGCGAAGGCCGCCGACAGGTTTCCGCCAACTCGCAAGAAGTGTTTCAAGAATCGCGCCAACCAGCTTGATTGAGCTAAAAAAAGCATTCGCTGCCCAAAACCGCGTGGATCGAGGGATGCAGTTCTGTCGAGAACCCGACAAAGGTGACAATATTGGCTTGAGTTCGCTGTCTGGTGTCAGACTCGCGATTGGTGTGCCGATCTACGACCTGCGTTGACGCAATATCAGGTATACAGTTGCGTGAGGTGCAGCCGAATTGCGAGCAACGCGCGACGATAGTCAAACGTTGAGGTGACTGAGGGACTTATTGACTGCTGGAATGATCTTATCTCCCCAGAGCTCTATCTGACGCAGCATCGTAGTCTGATCGAGGTCTCCCAGTTGGGTCTGAATCGCAATCTGGTCCGGCTTCAGAATTTCGATTTCTTGCAGGAGGCGGTCAATGACTTTATTTATGCTACCGATCGGCAGGTTCTCCCGCATAGTCTCGAGAGACAAATCCAGCTGCGTCGGCGTTGCCTGCAGCATATAGCCATCGTGGCTCTGCTGACGACGCTGATGAAGCGCTTCGGATAGCTGGCGCTGGAAACGTGCGTTGTCGAGATAGCGGTTGATCTCCGCTCCGTCAGCGCTCGCGTAACAGCAGCGCAGCAATGATATCTTCGCGTCGCCAGGGCTCTTGAACTCGGCAGCTGCTGCCTCCTGGATCATTCCTCGCAAAGCACCCAAAGTCTCCAATCCGTTGTGTAGCGCGGTTACGAGGAGATTATGTCTCTCACGATAAGCCCGCCGCATACTGCTCGGAGACCCCGTTGCGATCCAGATCGGCGGCGAGGGCTTTTGAATAGTTCGGACCGAGATCGCAGTCGGAGGGATCTGCATAAAGTGGCCGCTGTGCGAGAAGATTTTCTGACTGAGACCTTTGAGCACAATATCAAGATATTCCGAAAACATGGCTGGCGCGTTATCAATGTTGACGCCGAAGCGCTCGAATTCGAACTGCTGATACCCTGAGCCAACACCGAGCTCGAGGCGGCCGTTCGAAACTACATCGGCAAAACCGATTTCGGCGAGCAAGCGCTGCGGCTGATAAAGCGGCAGGACGCAGACAGCAGTCCCAAGACGAATTCTTTTTGTCA
This genomic interval carries:
- a CDS encoding IS3 family transposase (programmed frameshift); the protein is MKASQFSDAQKAFILKQGDEGVPVAEICRKAGISQATYFNWKKKYAGMLPPEMKKLKQLKDENARLKKIVADLTLDREMLQGVIRRKPLRPARKREVVKGMCRDWAISIRRAYGALNFDRSTYHYTSRRADQAGLERRIREICETRVRYGYRRVHVLLEREGWGTNIKQTYRIYRDLGLQLRNKTPKRRVKAKLREDRQTAIGPNDVWAMDFVHDQLATGKKLRVLTVVDTFSRYVPVLDPRHSYRGEDVVQTLERVCRQVGYPRTIRVDQGTEFVSRDLDLWTYAKGVTLDFSRPGKPTDNAFIEAFNARFRAECLNQHWFLTLADAREKMEDWRRYYNEERPHGAIGNKVPISLMNSGGATSPPP
- a CDS encoding 1-aminocyclopropane-1-carboxylate deaminase, whose product is MSLLEKFERYPLTFGPTPIEHLPRLTAALGGKVEIYAKRDDCNSGLAMGGNKLRKLEYIVPDAIASGADTLVSIGGVQSNHTRMVAATAAKIGMKCVVIQEKWVPHYDAVYDRVGNILMTKLMGADSRLVEDGFDIGIRKSWEDAIQSVEDAGGKPYAIPAGASVHKFGGLGYVGFAEEVAAQEKDLGFIFDYIIVCVVTGSTQGGMIVGFAALDRADRVIGIDASGTLQQTRDQVRKIVDATSELVNLGRSVREDEIVINPDYAYPAYGVPSEETNEAIRLAARTEAMITDPVYEGKSMQGMIDLARKGFFPEGSKVLYAHLGGAPALNGYSYYYRDG
- a CDS encoding Lrp/AsnC family transcriptional regulator is translated as MKESPTEDVDRIDLKILRALQSEGRLSNADLAKRVNVSAATCHRRTQRLFEEGYITGVRAEVAPGAVGLGAMVMVGVVLDRSTPESFGAFEGAVMELKEVLDCNLVAGDFDYLLKIRVRDMADFNKLHGQKLIALPGVRQTRTFFVMKEVKENARLPF
- the thiS gene encoding sulfur carrier protein ThiS — protein: MKLIVNGEALDVAAETLSELLVLMEYEGDWLATAINDELVHREDRFDRSLNDNDKIEILSPMQGG
- a CDS encoding IS110 family transposase — its product is MKEDSVIFIGLDTSKLKISVAIADGSRNGEVRFFGDISSEPASVASMVSKLSKRGAKLHFCYEAGPTGYGLYRQIVELGHDCVVVAPSLVPKRAGDRVKTNRRDAMSLARLHRAGELTAVWVPDEGHEAIRDLVRAREAASDALKQARQQLQSFLLRHGRIYAGREPWTRAHRRWLTCQAFDHPAHQILLAEYCQAVADASVRLDRLTKLVVETAASWSMAPVVAAYQAMRGVAFMTAVTFVVEIGDVRRFDNPRQLMAYLGLVPSESSTGERVKRGGITKAGNTRARRVLIEGAWTYRFPARVSPKIQARLDDLPRTVREIAWKAQVRLCAGYRKLIAAGKPKVVAVTALAREMAAFLWAIGQEVAPTAKA
- a CDS encoding LLM class flavin-dependent oxidoreductase; this encodes MEFATFILATQRGYHQTSDSVIHDAIEQTVLSEQAGFDTAWFAEHHFNNYSLVPSPLMMVAHCAGVTKRIRLGTAVCVLPLYQPQRLLAEIGFADVVSNGRLELGVGSGYQQFEFERFGVNIDNAPAMFSEYLDIVLKGLSQKIFSHSGHFMQIPPTAISVRTIQKPSPPIWIATGSPSSMRRAYRERHNLLVTALHNGLETLGALRGMIQEAAAAEFKSPGDAKISLLRCCYASADGAEINRYLDNARFQRQLSEALHQRRQQSHDGYMLQATPTQLDLSLETMRENLPIGSINKVIDRLLQEIEILKPDQIAIQTQLGDLDQTTMLRQIELWGDKIIPAVNKSLSHLNV